The Mesobacillus jeotgali genome window below encodes:
- a CDS encoding peptidylprolyl isomerase, protein MIKIIKIAAVLSLLFLVGACSTLTSGEEPELLVTTEYGNISKDDLFKEVANSERGKELIQKLVYMQILKGKYEVSEKEVNQRLGEIKEQVGDEEAYTMFLQKQGFNNEEELKDHIEQSLYFFKATTEGVEVSDKQIKDYYEQHKDQYTEVRTSHILVDDESTAKEIEKELKNGADFAELAKKQSTDQVSAEEGGDLGYLSGRSQEMDPTFLAAAMKLKKGEVSEPVKTVFGYHIIKVTEIKETPLSDVKDQIKQALMSRDAKPVQEILNNLNKEIEIEEAAFKDAFKDVEPK, encoded by the coding sequence TTGATTAAAATAATCAAAATTGCTGCCGTTTTATCATTGTTGTTTTTAGTTGGTGCCTGTTCGACTCTAACTTCAGGAGAAGAACCCGAGTTACTTGTTACAACGGAATACGGAAATATCTCAAAAGATGATCTATTTAAAGAAGTGGCAAATTCCGAGCGGGGAAAAGAATTGATCCAAAAGCTGGTTTATATGCAAATTTTAAAAGGCAAATATGAGGTATCTGAAAAAGAAGTGAACCAGCGGCTGGGCGAAATAAAAGAACAGGTCGGTGATGAAGAAGCATATACGATGTTCCTGCAAAAACAGGGCTTTAATAACGAAGAAGAATTAAAGGATCATATCGAACAATCCCTTTATTTCTTTAAAGCAACAACAGAAGGGGTGGAAGTCTCAGATAAACAAATAAAGGATTACTATGAACAGCATAAAGATCAATACACGGAGGTTAGAACCAGCCATATTCTCGTGGATGATGAGTCAACTGCTAAAGAAATAGAAAAGGAGCTAAAGAATGGAGCCGATTTTGCAGAATTGGCCAAGAAACAATCAACTGATCAAGTGTCTGCAGAAGAAGGCGGGGATTTGGGTTATCTCTCCGGGCGAAGTCAAGAAATGGATCCGACATTTCTTGCAGCGGCTATGAAATTGAAAAAAGGTGAAGTGAGCGAGCCGGTCAAGACCGTATTTGGTTATCATATCATTAAAGTTACAGAGATAAAGGAAACGCCATTAAGCGATGTGAAAGATCAAATTAAACAGGCGCTTATGAGTAGAGACGCAAAACCGGTCCAGGAGATATTAAACAACTTGAATAAAGAAATTGAGATTGAAGAAGCTGCTTTTAAGGATGCATTTAAGGATGTGGAACCTAAATAA
- a CDS encoding helix-turn-helix transcriptional regulator: MEEKQTIKFGHKLKLLRKKHFLSQEDLAELSKLDRKYISNLERDVSSPTLETLYKLAAAFGITYLELSQEISEVEENQNYLISATKEVEEIKAMQKNKKQ; encoded by the coding sequence TTGGAAGAGAAACAGACCATTAAATTCGGCCACAAACTAAAATTGTTACGCAAGAAACATTTCCTAAGCCAAGAAGATTTAGCAGAATTAAGCAAGCTTGATCGAAAATACATAAGCAATTTGGAAAGAGATGTATCTAGTCCAACCCTTGAAACATTGTACAAACTAGCCGCAGCATTCGGCATAACATACTTGGAACTGAGTCAGGAAATTAGTGAAGTAGAAGAAAACCAAAATTACCTTATCAGCGCCACAAAAGAGGTAGAAGAAATAAAGGCTATGCAAAAAAATAAGAAGCAGTAG
- a CDS encoding DEAD/DEAH box helicase has protein sequence MNAFPSEKDIEQTLTLLLDEYNVPDSIIKDMFGHQNFINLNSILHSLDKDKVEIRELTRMLIIEKGVYLFSGHDEAIRSLRSHLLRQLNTDALEELYKRNPAQGRTINSPSYMIKPLSEKKWIVGGAWPRDFVKTLGFPLVFSGISIPKSSSTEPVVDIEARKPVPPLADFQFGLKERMLEVLNRQGDRTRCVVTLPTGGGKTRVAVESFIEWMQIRFSEGKYLIWIAQSEELCEQAISCIIDMWQEKEFPESLRIYRYFAGKRIQEDQLIGGVVVASIQQLYSRIMNEDKVVNELLKNCGAMIIDEAHHAVAPIYRTLLKKSEELCGPELFPICGLTATPGRSNEETTMLVDQFQAYLIQPKLPPDSRYYKNPLLYFRNEGYLAKPRHIVYQSGSSIEINEDDVEEVEGDFKSEFLEVLANDESRNRTIIQHLLDIPEGKPTLIYACTVKHAEFLASVLNAVGRKAAVISANTPKATRRMYIDAFKKGQIEFLLNYGVLTTGFDAPKTEYIVVCRPTTSVVLYEQIVGRGLRGPRFGGTDTCTIIDFADNLTRLGKPLAYRRFNEFWDSEPQTNEYQPI, from the coding sequence ATGAACGCTTTTCCATCTGAAAAGGATATAGAACAAACACTTACTTTATTATTGGATGAATATAATGTTCCTGATTCAATTATTAAAGATATGTTTGGGCACCAGAATTTCATTAATTTAAATTCCATTTTACATTCATTGGATAAGGATAAAGTGGAAATCAGAGAGCTTACTAGAATGCTAATTATAGAAAAAGGGGTTTACCTGTTTTCCGGACACGACGAAGCTATTCGTTCACTTAGAAGTCATCTGCTGCGTCAACTTAATACCGATGCTTTAGAGGAACTTTATAAGCGGAATCCTGCCCAGGGGCGAACAATCAATTCTCCGTCCTATATGATAAAGCCGTTGTCGGAGAAGAAGTGGATTGTTGGTGGTGCATGGCCACGTGACTTTGTAAAAACTCTGGGTTTTCCTTTGGTTTTTTCCGGGATTTCAATTCCTAAATCATCTTCTACAGAACCAGTTGTTGATATAGAGGCCAGAAAACCGGTGCCGCCTCTTGCCGACTTTCAGTTTGGTCTGAAAGAAAGGATGCTTGAGGTATTAAATAGACAAGGAGATCGTACTAGGTGTGTAGTTACCTTGCCAACCGGCGGTGGAAAGACACGGGTTGCTGTTGAAAGTTTTATTGAATGGATGCAGATAAGGTTTTCGGAAGGAAAGTATTTGATCTGGATAGCACAGAGCGAGGAACTATGTGAGCAAGCTATTTCCTGCATTATAGACATGTGGCAAGAAAAAGAGTTTCCTGAATCGTTGCGGATTTACCGATACTTTGCCGGTAAAAGAATCCAGGAGGATCAGTTGATTGGTGGGGTGGTCGTAGCTAGTATACAACAGCTTTATTCCAGGATAATGAATGAAGATAAGGTAGTTAATGAACTACTAAAAAACTGTGGAGCAATGATTATTGATGAGGCACACCATGCTGTAGCACCTATCTATCGTACACTGTTGAAAAAGTCAGAGGAATTATGCGGACCGGAGTTGTTTCCTATTTGCGGCCTAACAGCTACGCCAGGAAGAAGCAATGAGGAAACTACCATGCTGGTGGATCAATTCCAGGCATATTTAATTCAACCTAAACTTCCGCCTGACAGCCGTTATTATAAAAATCCATTGCTCTACTTCAGAAATGAAGGGTATCTTGCCAAACCACGACACATTGTATATCAGTCTGGAAGCAGTATTGAAATCAATGAAGATGACGTTGAAGAAGTTGAAGGAGACTTTAAATCTGAGTTCCTGGAAGTTCTTGCAAATGACGAAAGTCGAAACAGAACAATTATACAACATTTGCTTGATATTCCTGAGGGAAAACCGACACTTATTTATGCTTGTACTGTTAAACATGCGGAATTTCTCGCTTCGGTGTTAAATGCAGTTGGTCGGAAGGCAGCTGTTATTTCTGCTAATACTCCCAAGGCTACAAGAAGGATGTATATTGACGCTTTCAAAAAGGGTCAAATCGAATTCCTGTTGAATTATGGTGTTTTGACAACTGGATTCGATGCGCCAAAAACTGAATATATTGTTGTTTGTCGGCCAACCACTAGTGTTGTTTTATATGAACAAATTGTAGGACGAGGTTTACGCGGACCTAGGTTTGGTGGGACAGATACATGCACGATTATAGATTTTGCTGATAATCTGACCAGACTTGGGAAACCGCTCGCCTATCGCCGATTTAATGAGTTTTGGGACAGCGAACCACAAACAAATGAATATCAGCCTATATGA
- a CDS encoding 3'-5' exonuclease, with translation MAVSTIKLTDTQQKCVTFQPKGDLLIQGIPGSGKSSILLARAKFLKEKNSKDTVTVLTYSNALTNYVRQLSLKMHSTPLTAKTFHQWGQEMLRYTDYPHTRLIVGDLRKDTIKYAKNIVNKYSSNVNFPQMKESKRQDIALLTFLCDEIEWIKGSGIATREEYLSIKRSGRGTDIRVLKEHRNTIYDVLEKYNELLNRDRRRQGIDGDDLARILIEKSHQIPENIKPDHILVDEAQDLNTMQIKAISKMAKKSLTIGADKGQQIYRRTFSWKQAGVDIKGSRNIFLKQTFRSTKQIIRLANHFQEQDKLYIKDEDYQKAQEPEINGKVPELKKCENREAERAHILNQVRRLRASFPNDTIGIIGFSHDNLDEIKKVLDDKGIPVYRVKDNEVDIISPGVKLITFQSSKGLEFDHVIVTDLQKGKMPYKAPSPGEDENEFLSRERKKFYVAMTRAKKTLTIVSIKEYSSFINELNSGYFHLID, from the coding sequence ATGGCTGTGTCTACCATAAAATTAACAGATACTCAGCAAAAGTGTGTTACCTTTCAACCGAAGGGAGACCTTCTTATACAAGGAATTCCTGGAAGTGGTAAATCTTCTATATTATTGGCCAGAGCGAAGTTTCTAAAAGAAAAGAATTCAAAAGATACAGTAACTGTATTAACTTATAGTAACGCACTTACCAATTATGTCCGGCAACTTTCTCTAAAAATGCATTCTACTCCTCTTACTGCTAAAACCTTTCATCAGTGGGGGCAAGAAATGCTCAGGTATACGGACTATCCCCACACTCGATTAATTGTTGGGGATTTACGTAAAGATACGATTAAATATGCAAAGAATATTGTAAATAAGTATTCTAGTAATGTTAACTTTCCTCAAATGAAAGAAAGTAAACGGCAGGATATTGCTTTACTTACTTTTTTGTGTGATGAGATTGAATGGATTAAAGGTTCAGGTATAGCGACAAGAGAAGAATATCTTTCGATAAAACGTTCTGGAAGAGGTACGGATATACGTGTATTGAAGGAGCATCGTAATACAATTTATGATGTACTTGAAAAATACAATGAACTCTTAAACAGAGATCGAAGAAGACAGGGTATTGACGGAGATGACTTGGCGAGAATTCTTATAGAAAAGTCCCATCAAATTCCTGAAAATATTAAGCCCGATCACATTCTTGTAGATGAAGCACAGGATTTAAATACTATGCAGATAAAGGCTATTAGTAAGATGGCTAAAAAAAGTCTTACAATTGGTGCTGATAAAGGTCAACAGATTTACAGGAGAACTTTCAGCTGGAAACAGGCAGGTGTTGATATTAAAGGCTCTAGAAATATTTTTCTAAAACAAACCTTTCGGTCTACGAAACAAATAATCCGTCTGGCAAACCATTTTCAGGAACAAGATAAACTATATATAAAAGACGAAGATTATCAAAAAGCTCAGGAACCAGAAATTAATGGTAAAGTTCCCGAATTAAAAAAGTGTGAAAACAGAGAAGCAGAAAGAGCCCATATTCTCAATCAAGTTAGAAGGTTAAGGGCCTCATTCCCTAACGATACAATTGGTATCATTGGCTTTTCACATGATAACCTGGATGAAATAAAAAAGGTACTGGATGATAAAGGTATTCCTGTATACAGAGTTAAAGACAATGAAGTTGATATAATTTCACCTGGAGTAAAATTGATTACATTCCAATCATCTAAAGGCTTAGAATTTGACCATGTCATTGTAACTGACCTACAAAAAGGTAAAATGCCTTATAAAGCCCCCTCCCCTGGTGAGGACGAGAATGAATTTCTATCTCGTGAGCGAAAGAAATTTTATGTTGCTATGACTAGAGCGAAAAAGACACTCACGATTGTTTCAATAAAGGAATATTCATCCTTTATAAATGAATTGAATAGTGGATATTTCCATCTAATTGATTAA
- a CDS encoding ATP-dependent helicase: MGDLFSYLNEEQAQAVISNKKYLQITAGPGTGKTTTIAAKMLFLLSDKGVSTDDILAISFSRAAKYQLIKKIDDLSDILGYGGKPPILTFHSLAYRTIKFGIHYEESRYRSGFNIIHTEEFLNFSQDLIKGLCPQYTDRDLVNSALSNAYNLIRQGNKLEEQPLNDWKCIPKDRTYHINMFQHGRILITSNDLVAFWKRISVIEKIKNVTDYQGLITEATRLLKLKSHTLHKITSTFQHLFVDEYQDTSLAQEAFLYSLLQPHHSLTVVGDKNQTIYTFNGSNSKNMDRFINHFSAYDPNNFDFVNLVKNYRSTKNIIQLANHFIEDSSIKPGNPLNGLAPHVVETHSIELAAKFIAKKVKDLIENEGVSPGDICILYRKNSEYSPQKTCVLEQLSLHENLPVSSLSKKINSESLLSRILKIKDIYEDEPLDEVISLLNDKDDGIVDFIKEAMEQGAYDTDDLTDYIVEVQENYQVEEEDSSITIKTVHDAKGLEFPIVFVLYLGDREFPHSSQPDIEEEKRLLYVALTRAKDQLYVIGKRGYEFESFLDKCLHSNVIHERFHSEVNEEHSSGVSEDDKLLIDQTTKELEILEKEKQEELEKLMELF; the protein is encoded by the coding sequence ATGGGTGATTTATTTAGCTATTTGAACGAAGAACAAGCGCAAGCTGTTATTTCAAATAAAAAATATTTACAAATTACCGCTGGTCCTGGTACAGGTAAAACAACAACTATTGCTGCAAAAATGCTTTTTTTACTAAGTGATAAAGGCGTTAGTACTGATGACATATTAGCAATCTCTTTTTCTAGAGCTGCTAAGTACCAACTAATTAAAAAAATCGACGATTTATCAGATATTCTTGGGTATGGAGGAAAACCTCCGATTTTAACTTTTCATAGCCTTGCATACAGAACAATAAAGTTTGGTATTCACTATGAGGAATCCCGGTACAGATCAGGTTTTAACATAATTCATACTGAAGAATTTCTTAATTTCAGCCAGGACCTAATTAAAGGCCTTTGTCCTCAATACACAGATAGAGATCTTGTAAATTCAGCATTGTCGAATGCATATAACTTGATTAGACAGGGGAATAAACTCGAGGAACAACCACTTAACGATTGGAAATGTATTCCAAAGGATAGAACATACCACATAAATATGTTTCAACATGGTCGGATATTAATTACATCTAACGATTTAGTGGCATTTTGGAAAAGAATAAGTGTAATTGAAAAAATTAAGAATGTTACGGATTATCAAGGTCTTATAACGGAAGCTACACGCCTATTAAAACTAAAATCTCACACTTTGCATAAAATTACATCTACCTTTCAGCATTTATTTGTCGACGAATACCAGGATACTTCGCTAGCACAAGAGGCATTTTTGTACTCATTATTACAACCGCATCATTCCCTGACAGTAGTTGGTGATAAAAATCAAACTATATACACTTTTAATGGATCCAATAGCAAAAACATGGATCGATTCATTAATCACTTTTCAGCTTATGATCCTAACAATTTTGACTTTGTAAACCTGGTTAAAAACTATAGATCTACAAAGAATATTATTCAGCTAGCAAATCACTTTATTGAGGACTCTTCAATAAAGCCGGGTAATCCACTGAATGGATTAGCACCACACGTGGTAGAAACCCATTCAATAGAGCTTGCTGCAAAGTTTATTGCAAAAAAGGTAAAAGATCTTATTGAAAATGAAGGTGTTTCACCAGGAGATATATGTATCTTGTACAGAAAAAATTCTGAATACTCTCCACAAAAGACATGTGTATTAGAGCAGCTATCTCTTCATGAAAATTTACCTGTATCTTCCTTATCTAAAAAAATTAATAGTGAATCTCTATTATCTCGAATACTGAAAATAAAAGATATTTACGAAGACGAGCCTCTTGATGAAGTTATTTCACTTCTTAATGATAAAGACGATGGTATTGTAGATTTCATTAAAGAAGCAATGGAACAAGGAGCTTATGATACTGACGATCTTACTGACTATATAGTAGAAGTTCAAGAAAATTACCAGGTAGAAGAAGAAGACTCATCAATTACTATAAAAACAGTTCATGATGCAAAAGGTTTAGAGTTCCCTATTGTTTTTGTACTTTATCTTGGAGATAGAGAATTCCCTCATAGTAGTCAGCCGGATATTGAGGAAGAGAAAAGACTATTATACGTCGCACTAACTCGAGCTAAAGACCAATTATATGTAATTGGTAAAAGAGGTTATGAATTTGAAAGTTTCTTAGATAAGTGTCTTCATTCCAATGTAATCCATGAAAGATTCCACAGTGAGGTTAATGAAGAACATAGTTCTGGAGTATCAGAAGATGATAAATTACTTATAGATCAAACAACAAAGGAACTTGAAATTTTAGAAAAAGAAAAGCAAGAAGAATTAGAGAAATTAATGGAGTTATTTTAG
- the drmA gene encoding DISARM system helicase DrmA, whose translation MSNETRKAREELLDRLRNELVGPEIDQEKLENKPLQRYLAGILWPMKSSVASIEDENELVHGKETSQESIEQIAPLAKAMNPSAIGISFLVDKAQPKINVDVTFGMYEELDDNYWQRIPLELKSYTIDLHKDLGKKHSKSILKDDNNNQELKERIRLEWIVREYKNSFAVSLFLVNRYVQEVDEYEIDHKCVFQPKIKVRSESSESIMVRNAFSDNEKGFQDDDTQSNELLYRNESVFAVGHNVSVMWNQVNQETVKAGYLETEIIPAHEIPMVIPPDWNKGGTLNMEELSVIENPSKVREALQPLINEYRKWIRQRRNEIDLLESKYVETANKHIDNCDKSVDRMEKGLNKIENDADVFKAFIFANKVMAKQRSHSEAIEKKISPDKVQSFWRPFQIAFFLQNIEGIVNPSSNDRKIADLLWFPTGGGKTEAYLGLAAFTIGYRRLSNIEGYRTDAGVSVIMRYTLRLLTIQQFQRATAMICACEELRKESPENWGENRFRIGLWVGDSSVPNSYDDAKKVISAREEAIKNNNNDSYSSNIKGTPVQLVSCPWCGTKLVDKDNPKVFLSAYKAKDKKRRILISCPNRNCSFHRHNSDGEGLPVLLTDEEIYRLLPDMVIATVDKFARMPWQPEIQNLFGKVKGEVDHWGFISHGKNKIEQNNAKNVARSLVITNNQPIHPPNLIIQDELHLISGPLGTMVGLYETAVDYLSSIEFEDEVIGPKVIASTATIKNANKQIEGLYKRDTQIFPSPGLIHNDSFFARQRPIEEMPGRVYVGVFAPGRSMKTTLLRIMANLLSSVTAMEKDYDHNSLDPYQTIVGYFNSLRELGGAVRLIEDDVPARMKTLENQFDEGSIYKFIKRELEPDVPELTSRIDSGKIPELLDRLQQVYHSDGDIKPVDVLLASNMISVGVDVSRLGLMVVNGQPKTTAEFIQSTSRVGRKYPGFIVTSYNWARPRDISHYEEFYAYHSALYRYVEPISVTPFSSRARDKGLAAVLVSMFRLGNPSLSPNNAASNLETVNEQIENIFKIFTDRARSMNVDPSEVERHLEKLKDDWETDAERSVLNYSKKVKDNESNLLYPSGKERASGTFKTPNSMRDVEPTAGIYIRKD comes from the coding sequence TTGAGTAATGAAACTCGGAAGGCTCGTGAAGAATTGTTAGATCGCTTAAGGAACGAGTTGGTTGGACCTGAGATAGATCAAGAAAAACTGGAGAATAAACCTTTACAGAGGTATCTTGCAGGAATACTCTGGCCAATGAAATCCAGTGTAGCTTCTATAGAAGATGAAAATGAATTGGTACATGGAAAAGAAACCTCTCAGGAATCAATTGAACAAATTGCTCCCCTGGCAAAAGCAATGAATCCATCTGCAATAGGAATATCTTTTTTAGTAGATAAAGCACAGCCGAAAATTAATGTAGATGTCACCTTTGGAATGTACGAAGAATTAGATGATAATTACTGGCAGAGAATCCCGTTAGAATTAAAGAGTTATACAATTGATTTACATAAAGATTTAGGTAAAAAGCATTCAAAAAGTATTTTAAAAGATGATAATAACAATCAAGAATTAAAAGAAAGAATTCGACTAGAATGGATTGTAAGAGAATATAAAAATAGTTTTGCAGTAAGTCTGTTTTTAGTTAATAGGTATGTGCAAGAAGTAGATGAATATGAGATTGATCATAAATGCGTCTTCCAGCCAAAAATCAAAGTCAGAAGTGAAAGTTCTGAATCAATAATGGTTCGTAATGCATTTTCAGATAATGAGAAGGGCTTTCAAGATGATGATACTCAGTCGAATGAGCTTTTATACCGAAACGAATCAGTTTTTGCAGTAGGACATAATGTTTCTGTTATGTGGAATCAGGTCAATCAAGAAACCGTTAAGGCCGGATATCTTGAGACTGAGATCATACCTGCTCACGAAATACCGATGGTAATACCTCCAGATTGGAATAAGGGCGGTACTTTAAACATGGAGGAACTTTCGGTTATAGAAAATCCTTCAAAAGTTAGAGAAGCCTTACAACCATTAATTAATGAATATAGAAAATGGATCCGACAAAGACGAAATGAAATAGATCTACTTGAATCTAAATATGTTGAAACGGCCAATAAACATATTGATAATTGCGATAAATCCGTCGATAGGATGGAAAAGGGTCTGAATAAAATAGAGAATGACGCCGATGTATTCAAAGCTTTTATATTCGCAAATAAAGTTATGGCTAAACAAAGATCCCATAGTGAGGCTATTGAAAAAAAGATATCACCTGATAAAGTTCAATCTTTCTGGAGGCCATTTCAAATTGCTTTTTTCCTTCAAAACATTGAAGGAATTGTGAATCCTAGTTCTAATGATCGAAAAATCGCAGACCTTCTTTGGTTCCCAACGGGTGGAGGTAAAACGGAGGCATATCTTGGATTAGCGGCATTTACCATTGGATATCGACGATTGAGTAACATTGAAGGGTATCGTACTGATGCAGGGGTGTCAGTCATAATGCGATATACTTTGAGACTTTTAACAATTCAACAATTCCAAAGGGCAACTGCTATGATTTGTGCATGCGAAGAGCTAAGAAAGGAGTCACCTGAAAACTGGGGAGAAAATAGATTTAGAATCGGCCTCTGGGTGGGTGATAGCAGTGTGCCTAATAGTTATGACGATGCAAAGAAAGTTATTTCAGCAAGAGAAGAAGCTATAAAGAACAATAATAATGATAGTTATTCTAGCAATATTAAAGGTACTCCAGTTCAGTTAGTTTCTTGCCCATGGTGTGGAACAAAGCTGGTCGACAAGGATAATCCAAAAGTGTTTTTAAGTGCTTATAAAGCTAAGGACAAAAAAAGAAGAATTTTGATTTCTTGCCCTAATAGAAATTGCTCATTCCATAGACATAATTCGGATGGGGAAGGGTTACCCGTATTGCTTACCGATGAGGAAATATATCGTCTTTTACCGGACATGGTTATTGCGACTGTTGATAAATTTGCAAGAATGCCATGGCAGCCAGAGATACAAAATTTGTTTGGTAAAGTAAAAGGAGAAGTGGATCACTGGGGTTTTATTTCCCATGGCAAGAACAAAATAGAACAAAATAATGCCAAGAATGTTGCTAGAAGTTTGGTAATTACTAATAATCAGCCTATTCATCCACCAAATTTAATTATTCAAGACGAACTACATTTAATATCAGGACCGCTTGGAACTATGGTGGGATTATATGAAACAGCTGTTGACTATTTATCTTCTATAGAATTTGAAGATGAAGTAATTGGACCAAAAGTAATTGCATCAACTGCTACGATAAAAAATGCTAATAAGCAAATCGAGGGACTATATAAAAGGGATACACAAATTTTCCCAAGCCCGGGTTTGATCCATAATGACTCCTTTTTTGCTAGACAAAGACCAATTGAAGAAATGCCGGGTCGCGTTTATGTTGGAGTCTTTGCTCCTGGAAGAAGTATGAAAACAACTTTACTAAGAATTATGGCGAATCTCTTGTCAAGTGTTACTGCAATGGAAAAAGACTATGACCATAATAGTCTCGATCCTTATCAAACGATCGTTGGTTATTTTAATAGTTTGCGTGAACTGGGTGGAGCAGTACGTTTAATAGAGGATGACGTACCAGCTCGTATGAAAACTCTTGAAAATCAATTTGATGAAGGTAGTATTTATAAGTTTATCAAACGAGAATTGGAACCGGATGTTCCAGAACTAACAAGTCGAATTGACTCCGGAAAAATCCCTGAACTTCTTGATAGATTGCAACAGGTATATCATAGCGATGGGGATATTAAACCTGTAGATGTCCTATTGGCCAGTAACATGATTTCAGTTGGAGTGGATGTTTCACGTTTGGGATTAATGGTAGTTAATGGTCAACCAAAAACTACAGCGGAATTTATACAATCAACAAGCCGTGTTGGGCGGAAATATCCTGGTTTTATAGTTACTTCATATAACTGGGCAAGGCCGAGGGATATTTCCCATTACGAAGAATTTTACGCTTACCATTCAGCATTATATCGTTATGTAGAGCCGATTAGTGTCACTCCGTTTTCATCAAGAGCACGAGATAAAGGACTGGCGGCTGTTTTGGTTTCAATGTTTAGACTTGGCAATCCAAGCCTTTCACCCAATAATGCAGCAAGCAATTTAGAAACTGTTAATGAACAAATAGAAAATATATTCAAGATATTCACGGATAGAGCTCGTTCAATGAATGTAGACCCGAGTGAAGTAGAGAGACACTTAGAAAAGCTAAAAGATGATTGGGAAACAGACGCAGAAAGAAGTGTGTTGAATTATTCCAAAAAGGTAAAAGATAATGAATCAAACTTACTTTATCCTTCAGGGAAAGAACGAGCTTCTGGAACATTTAAGACCCCTAATTCAATGAGAGACGTAGAACCTACTGCTGGAATCTACATTAGAAAGGATTGA